One genomic window of Coffea eugenioides isolate CCC68of chromosome 1, Ceug_1.0, whole genome shotgun sequence includes the following:
- the LOC113776465 gene encoding protein CNGC15b, which translates to MAYISCKSVRFQEDWESARHPTANGDNGIKVKYKINGTVLPELGSRKREKEIAKCGKSLRAKVLSRVFSEDYERVQRKILDPRGPTIRRWNKIFLVACLVSLFVDPLFFYLPVVKENVCIEIGSHLEIALTVIRSIADIFYMIQIYVRFRTAYVAPSSRVFGRGELVIDSSKIAIRYLRKGFWIDVIAALPLPQVLMWAVIPNLSGSTMTKTKNVLRFILIFQYLPRLFLIFPLSTQIVKATGVVTETAWAGAAYNLMLYMLASHVLGACWYLLSVERQESCWINTCSHENHICQDEYLDCRWLNEPGRTAWFQSSNITTQCDPNSSAYPFGIYGDAVTVDVTSAKFFHKYFYCLWWGLKNLSSLGQNLSTSTYVGEILFAIVVATLGLVLFALLIGNMQTYLQSTTVRLEEWRIRRTDTEQWMHHRQLPQELRQSVRKYDQYKWVATRGVDEEALLEGLPLDLRRDIKRHLCYDLVRRVPLFDQMDERMLDAICERLKPALCTQGTCQVREGDPVNEMLFIIRGNLDSYTTNGGRTGFFNSCRIGPGDFCGEELLTWALDPRPSVILPSSTRTVKAISEVEAFALIAEDLKFVAGQFRRLHSKQLRHKFRFYSHQWRAWAACFIQAAWRRYKKRKSLSELRTLESLSSETESSDGQPDGDGPPPPGSGFSVYAARFAASRRGLHKHSGSDSSSVGALQKPAEPDFSVEEE; encoded by the exons ATGGCTTATATTAGTTGCAAGTCTGTAAG ATTCCAAGAAGATTGGGAGTCCGCAAGACACCCAACAGCTAACGGAGACAATGGGATTAAGGTCAAGTACAAGATTAATGGAACGGTATTACCAGAGCTGGGCTCTAGGAAGCGGGAGAAGGAGATAGCAAAATGTGGGAAATCTTTAAGAGCTAAAGTTCTGTCCCGAGTTTTCTCAGAGGATTATGAAAGAGTACAGAGAAAAATATTGGATCCTCGAGGACCTACAATTCGTAGATGGAATAAGATATTCTTAGTAGCTTGTTTAGTTTCTTTGTTTGTTGACCCTCTGTTCTTTTACTTGCCTGTGGTAAAAGAAAACGTGTGCATAGAAATTGGAAGTCACCTTGAAATTGCCCTTACAGTGATAAGATCAATAGCGGATATCTTTTACATGATTCAGATTTATGTGCGGTTTCGTACAGCTTATGTAGCTCCTTCTTCTCGCGTTTTTGGGAGAGGAGAGCTCGTTATAGATTCTTCAAAGATAGCAATAAGGTATTTGCGCAAAGGATTTTGGATTGATGTCATTGCTGCACTGCCCCTACCTCAG GTGTTAATGTGGGCTGTCATTCCTAATCTAAGTGGTTCAACGATGACAAAGACCAAGAATGTCCTCagattcattcttatttttcagTACCTCCCAAGACTATTTCTCATATTTCCGTTGTCAACACAAATTGTTAAGGCTACAGGGGTTGTCACTGAGACAGCTTGGGCAGGAGCGGCTTATAATTTGATGCTCTACATGTTAGCAAGCCAT GTTTTGGGAGCTTGCTGGTACCTTCTGTCTGTTGAGAGACAAGAATCATGTTGGATTAATACCTGTAGTCACGAGAACCATATATGCCAAGATGAGTATTTAGATTGCAGGTGGCTTAATGAACCTGGTAGAACTGCCTGGTTCCAATCAAGCAACATCACAACCCAATGTGATCCGAACAGCAGTGCTTATCCATTTGGTATATATGGAGATGCAGTAACGGTTGATGTTACATCTGCAAAGTTCTTCCATAAGTACTTCTACTGCCTTTGGTGGGGCTTGAAGAACCTAAG TTCGCTAGGGCAAAATCTTTCTACAAGCACATATGTTGGAGAAATACTTTTTGCAATTGTTGTCGCAACACTTGGCCTAGTCCTCTTTGCCTTGCTTATTGGCAACATGCAA ACATACCTCCAATCAACAACAGTAAGATTAGAGGAATGGAGGATCAGGAGGACTGATACAGAGCAATGGATGCATCACAGGCAGCTACCTCAAGAGTTGAGACAGTCCGTCAGGAAGTATGATCAATATAAATGGGTTGCTACAAGGGGAGTTGATGAGGAGGCTCTTCTTGAAGGACTTCCACTGGACCTTCGAAGAGATATTAAACGCCACCTTTGTTATGATCTAGTTCGACGA GTGCCGTTATTTGATCAAATGGATGAAAGAATGTTAGATGCCATATGTGAGCGGCTTAAGCCTGCTCTTTGCACTCAAGGGACTTGTCAAGTACGTGAAGGCGATCCTGTTAATGAGATGCTGTTCATAATTCGAGGGAACCTTGATTCTTACACCACCAATGGCGGACGTACCGGTTTCTTCAATTCATGCCGCATCGGTCCGGGTGATTTCTGTGGTGAGGAGCTGCTGACATGGGCCCTTGACCCGCGTCCAAGTGTCATCCTTCCATCTTCCACCCGCACTGTGAAAGCCATCTCCGAGGTAGAGGCTTTTGCCCTCATAGCAGAGGACCTAAAGTTTGTAGCAGGCCAATTTCGAAGATTGCATAGTAAACAACTTAGGCACAAGTTCAGGTTCTACTCGCACCAGTGGCGAGCATGGGCAGCTTGTTTCATCCAAGCAGCTTGGCGCAGGTACAAGAAGCGCAAGAGTTTGTCTGAACTTCGGACTCTGGAGAGCCTGAGCTCCGAAACTGAATCATCAGATGGACAGCCAGACGGTGATGGTCCTCCTCCACCTGGTTCAGGTTTCTCTGTGTATGCAGCAAGATTTGCGGCCAGTAGACGAGGTCTTCACAAGCACTCAGGATCAGATTCGAGCTCAGTTGGTGCGCTGCAGAAACCAGCTGAACCTGATTTCTCTGTAGAAGAGGAATAA
- the LOC113752289 gene encoding exosome complex component RRP41-like, with the protein MAGKGGATPATYSPSLTTVKGKKKPPIFADDANWVRSDGRHFHQCRPAFLRTNAVNSASGSAYAEFGNTKVIVSVFGPRESKKAMMYSDVGRLNCNVSYTTFATVHRNQGSDSKELSSMLYKALEGAIILESFPKTTVDVFALVLESGGSDLPVIISCASLALADAGILLYDLVAAVSVSCLGKNLVIDPSLEEESPQDGSFMISCMPSRNEITQLTLTGEWSTPKISEAMELCLDACSKLAKIMRSSLREPLSASEE; encoded by the exons ATGGCTGGAAAAGGTGGAGCTACTCCGGCGACCTACTCTCCATCGCTGACGACGGTCAAGGGCAAGAAAAAGCCCCCCATTTTCGCTGATGATGCCAATTGGGTTCGCTCTGATGGCCGTCACTTCCACCAGTGCAGGCCTGCAT TTCTACGGACAAATGCAGTCAATTCTGCCTCGGGATCTGCTTATGCGGAGTTTGGAAACACCAAGGTCATAGTGTCAGT ATTTGGGCCAAGGGAGAGTAAGAAAGCAATGATGTACAGCGATGTAGGTCGGTTGAATTGTAATGTCAGCTACACAACTTTTGCTACTGTCCACCGCAACCAG GGATCTGATAGCAAAGAATTATCATCAATGCTGTATAAAGCTCTGGAGGGTGCTATAATATTGGAATCTTTTCCTAAGACAACTGTAGATGTTTTTGCTTTGGTTTTGGAATCTGGTGGCA GTGATCTTCCTGTGATTATCTCATGTGCCAGTCTTGCTCTAGCGGATGCCGGGATCTTGTTGTATGACTTGGTTGCCGCTGTTTCTGTG TCCTGCCTTGGAAAAAACCTTGTCATTGATCCTAGTTTAGAAGAAGAAAGCCCCCAAGATGGGAGCTTTATGATTAGTTGCATGCCTTCACGTAATGAGATCACTCAACTTACTCTTACGGGAGAATGGTCAACCCCAAAGATTAGTGAG GCAATGGAGCTATGCCTTGATGCCTGTTCAAAGCTTGCAAAGATCATGCGGTCAAGTTTGAGAGAACCTCTATCTGCTTCTGAGGAATAA
- the LOC113750314 gene encoding cytokinin riboside 5'-monophosphate phosphoribohydrolase LOG1-like, translated as MEVGKETEVEKMKERKQSKFNKICVFCGSSSGKKTSYKDAATELGEELVSRNIGLVYGGGSIGLMGLVAQAVYNGGCHVLGVIPRTLMLREITGETVGEVKAVANMHQRKAEMARHSDAFIALPGGYGTLEELLEVITWAQLGIHDKPVGLLNVDGYYNCLLSFIDKAVEEGFVSPNARHIIVSAPTARELMNKLEDYFPHHEMVASKLNWDIEQLSYSSTKYGVER; from the exons ATGGAAGTAGGGAAAGAGACAGAGGTGGAGAAAATGAAGGAAAGGAAGCAATCAAAATTCAATAAGATATGCGTCTTTTGTGGAAGTAGTTCTGGTAAGAAGACTTCCTACAAAGACGCTGCCACTGAGCTGGGCGAGGAATTG GTGTCAAGGAATATAGGGCTGGTTTATGGAGGAGGAAGCATCGGTTTGATGGGCTTAGTTGCCCAAGCTGTCTACAATGGCGGTTGCCATGTTCTTGG AGTAATTCCCAGAACCCTCATGCTTAGAGAG ATAACTGGTGAAACCGTGGGAGAAGTGAAGGCAGTAGCAAATATGCACCAGAGGAAAGCAGAGATGGCTAGACATTCCGATGCCTTTATCGCATTACCCG GTGGATACGGAACATTGGAAGAGCTTTTGGAAGTGATAACTTGGGCTCAACTTGGTATCCATGATAAACCG GTTGGATTATTAAATGTGGATGGTTACTACAACTGCTTGTTGTCATTTATAGACAAAGCAGTAGAGGAAGGATTTGTCAGTCCTAATGCACGGCACATTATTGTATCAGCCCCCACTGCCCGGGAGCTAATGAATAAACTTGAG GATTATTTTCCCCATCATGAGATGGTGGCTTCAAAACTGAACTGGGATATCGAACAATTAAGCTACTCATCAACGAAATATGGCGTAGAACGGTAG